One region of Streptomyces sp. CG4 genomic DNA includes:
- a CDS encoding LCP family protein, translating to MSLAPQDRATPEEAGRHGGGRRTGGPRTERPPRRRRTLRWSAIVLTVVILGTAGAGYLYYQHLNANIQKGRRSSGDDSKAHKTPANAAGQTPVNILLIGSDSRNSAENLKLGGSRDSVGAPGNADVQMLIHLSADRKSAAMVSIPRDTRVDIPKCTDPDTGKVYPATNDIINTTLGRGGAGCTLATWENLTGVYIDHWMTIDFAGVVSMADAIGGVDVCVKQNVWDHSTPAQRGGSGLKLTAGTHKVQGVQALQWLRTRHAWGSDLMRARAQHMYLNSMIRTLKHQNVFTDSGRLMDLAEAATKSLKVSEEIGTVKKLYDLGMEMKSVPSNRITSVTMPNVKDSANSEHVVPDPAGAGRIWQMLRDDVPFDKNGTASDTKPVASRTPAAAAAKSPSVDPGRLGVLVRNATQSSTESAVPGRANAISQVLAQQGYARASADTSGAASEDSTVVQYPSADLQGDAQAVAKALGIPVSAVKKSTDVSGVTVVVGADWRTGTAFPKPSKPKAGDLPTGSDALNGSDSSQCMDVYQPYQW from the coding sequence ATGTCACTCGCACCGCAGGACCGGGCGACGCCGGAAGAGGCCGGCCGGCACGGCGGAGGGCGGCGCACCGGCGGTCCCCGGACCGAGCGGCCGCCGCGCAGACGGCGGACGCTGCGCTGGTCGGCGATCGTCCTCACGGTGGTGATACTCGGCACCGCGGGCGCCGGTTATCTCTACTACCAGCACCTGAACGCCAACATCCAGAAGGGCCGGCGCAGCAGCGGCGACGACTCCAAGGCGCACAAGACGCCGGCGAACGCGGCCGGGCAGACGCCGGTGAACATCCTGCTGATCGGCTCGGACAGCCGTAACTCCGCGGAGAATCTGAAGCTCGGCGGCAGCAGGGACAGTGTCGGCGCCCCGGGGAACGCCGACGTGCAGATGCTCATCCACCTCTCCGCGGACCGCAAGAGCGCCGCCATGGTGAGCATCCCGCGGGACACCCGCGTCGACATCCCCAAGTGCACGGACCCGGACACCGGCAAGGTCTATCCGGCGACCAACGACATCATCAACACCACGCTGGGCCGTGGCGGTGCGGGCTGCACGCTGGCCACCTGGGAGAACCTCACCGGGGTCTACATCGACCACTGGATGACGATCGACTTTGCGGGTGTGGTGAGCATGGCGGACGCCATCGGCGGCGTCGACGTCTGTGTGAAGCAGAACGTCTGGGACCACTCGACGCCGGCCCAGCGCGGCGGCTCCGGGCTGAAGTTGACGGCCGGGACGCACAAGGTCCAGGGCGTGCAGGCCCTGCAGTGGCTGCGCACCCGGCACGCCTGGGGCAGCGACCTGATGCGGGCCCGCGCCCAGCACATGTACCTGAACTCGATGATCCGCACGCTGAAGCACCAGAACGTGTTCACCGACTCCGGTCGGCTGATGGACCTGGCCGAGGCGGCCACCAAGTCCCTGAAGGTCTCCGAGGAGATCGGCACGGTCAAGAAGCTGTACGACCTGGGCATGGAGATGAAGTCGGTGCCGTCGAACCGCATCACGTCGGTGACGATGCCCAACGTCAAGGACAGCGCGAACTCCGAGCATGTCGTGCCGGACCCGGCCGGCGCCGGCCGGATCTGGCAGATGCTCCGCGACGACGTGCCGTTCGACAAGAACGGCACGGCCTCGGACACGAAGCCGGTCGCGAGCAGGACTCCGGCGGCTGCGGCGGCCAAGTCGCCGTCCGTGGACCCGGGTCGGCTGGGCGTGCTGGTACGCAACGCGACCCAGAGTTCCACCGAGAGCGCGGTGCCGGGGCGGGCGAACGCGATCAGCCAGGTGCTGGCGCAGCAGGGCTACGCACGGGCGAGTGCCGACACCTCGGGAGCGGCGTCCGAGGACAGTACGGTCGTGCAGTACCCGAGCGCGGATCTGCAGGGGGACGCGCAGGCGGTGGCGAAGGCGCTCGGCATCCCGGTGAGCGCGGTGAAGAAGTCGACCGATGTGTCGGGGGTCACCGTGGTCGTGGGCGCGGACTGGCGCACCGGCACCGCGTTCCCCAAGCCGTCCAAGCCGAAGGCGGGCGACCTGCCCACCGGCTCCGACGCCCTCAACGGGTCGGACTCCTCGCAGTGCATGGACGTGTACCAGCCCTACCAGTGGTAG